A genome region from Populus alba chromosome 5, ASM523922v2, whole genome shotgun sequence includes the following:
- the LOC118056990 gene encoding uncharacterized protein has translation MTVLMRKSAFRASASAFQLPQQQMEMGISSFLPDFPCFLFFNHHRFLTSTSTKKPSLPKKNDGFVSNNSNNACIDDALASFYRMARLNPRPSVVEFGKFLGSFAKKKQYSTVVSLCNQMDLFGVTHNVYSLNILINCLCRLNHVDSSVSVLGKMFKLGIHPDAITFNALINGLCNEGRIKGAVELFNEMVKRGHEPNVISYNTIINGLFKSGNVNMAVHVFKKMEQNGCKPNVVTYNTIIDNLCKNRLVNKAMEFLSEMLDRGIPPNVVTYNSIVHGFCNSGQLNEATRLFSEMVGRDVMPDAVTFTILVDGLCKEGMVSEARCVFETMTEKGVEPLIYTYNALMDGYCLQRQMNEAKKVFEIMIREGCAPDVHSYNILINGYCQSRMMDEAKSLLAEMSEKELAPDTVTYSTLMQGLSQVGRPQEALNLFKEMCSNGLLPNLVTYSILLDGFWKHGHLDEALKLLKSMQEKKLEPDIVLYTILIEGMFIAGKLEVAKELFSKLFVDGIRPTVHTYSVMIKGLLKEGLSDEAYRLFRKMEDDGFMQDSCSYNVIIQGFLQIRDSSSAIRLIDEMVGKGFSADSTTFQMLLDLESDDEIISRFMRGKALEVEK, from the coding sequence ATGACGGTGCTCATGCGGAAAAGCGCTTTTAGagcttctgcttctgcttttCAGCTTCCACAACAACAAATGGAAATGGGtatctcttcttttcttcctgATTTCCCTTGTTTCTTATTCTTCAATCATCACCGCTTTCTTACTTCTACTTCTACAAAGAAACCTTCCTtgcctaaaaaaaatgatgggtttGTTAGTAATAATAGCAATAACGCTTGTATTGATGATGCCTTGGCTTCATTCTATCGCATGGCCCGCCTCAATCCCAGGCCTTCTGTTGTGGAGTTTGGCAAATTCTTAGGCTcctttgccaaaaaaaaacagtattccACTGTTGTCTCTTTGTGCAATCAAATGGATTTGTTTGGAGTCACCCACAATGTTTATTCTCTAAATATATTGATTAACTGCCTTTGTCGCTTGAACCATGTGGATTCTTCTGTCTCTGTCTTGGGCAAGATGTTCAAACTTGGTATTCATCCCGATGCTATCACATTCAATGCACTCATTAATGGGCTCTGCAATGAGGGAAGGATTAAAGGAGCAGTAGAGTTGTTTAATGAGATGGTGAAGAGAGGGCATGAGCCCAATGTAATTAGCTATAATACTATAATCAATGGCTTGTTCAAATCTGGCAACGTAAATATGGCTGTTCACGTGTTCAAGAAGATGGAACAAAACGGGTGCAAGCCAAATGTGGTGACATATAATACAATCATAGACAACCTTTGCAAAAATAGGCTAGTAAATAAGGCCATGGAATTCTTATCTGAAATGCTGGATCGGGGCATTCCACCAAATGTTGTTACTTACAACTCCATAGTCCACGGTTTTTGCAATTCAGGACAGCTGAATGAAGCTACTAGATTGTTCAGTGAAATGGTTGGGAGGGATGTTATGCCAGATGCAGTGACCTTCACTATTTTGGTTGATGGGCTGTGCAAAGAAGGAATGGTTTCAGAAGCTCGGTGTGTCTTTGAAACAATGACTGAAAAAGGTGTAGAGCCACTTATTTACACTTACAATGCTTTGATGGATGGGTACTGTTTACAGCGTCAAATGAATGAGGCCAAGAAGGTGTTTGAAATCATGATTCGCGAAGGTTGTGCACCTGATGTACATAGTTACAACATCTTGATCAATGGATATTGCCAGAGTAGAATGATGGACGAGGCAAAATCACTCCTTGCTGAAATGTCTGAAAAAGAATTGGCTCCTGATACTGTCACTTACAGCACTCTTATGCAAGGCCTGTCCCAAGTAGGGAGGCCTCAGGAAGCTCTAAATCTTTTCAAGGAGATGTGTTCTAATGGCCTGCTTCCAAATTTGGTGACTTACTCGATTTTGCTAGATGGCTTCTGGAAACATGGACATTTGGACGAGGCATTAAAACTGCTCAAGTCAATGCAAGAGAAGAAATTAGAACCTGATATCGTCTTGTATACCATTCTTATTGAAGGTATGTTCATCGCTGGGAAGCTTGAAGTTGCAAAGGAACTAttttccaagctttttgtcgATGGAATACGGCCTACTGTACATACATACAGTGTCATGATCAAGGGACTTCTTAAAGAAGGGCTGTCAGATGAAGCATAcagattatttagaaaaatggaAGATGATGGCTTCATGCAAGACAGTTGCTCTTATAATGTTATCATTCAAGGGTTTCTTCAAATTCGGGACTCATCAAGTGCTATACGACTTATTGATGAAATGGTTGGTAAAGGATTCTCAGCGGATTCAACTACATTTCAGATGTTATTGGATCTGGAATCTGATGATGAAATCATAAGCCGGTTTATGCGTGGAAAAGCTCTCGAGGTAGAAAAATGA